Proteins from a genomic interval of Candidatus Bealeia paramacronuclearis:
- a CDS encoding S8 family peptidase, with protein MIAAGNESRSMTQNGYLYDLITLAHSPEMAGRMILVGSIGDKKEPEKLSTFSNYPGFFRSSTNLPYFITAPGFEISSLAPDNQTENLSGTSMAAPFVAGALALMKEKYPDLPPEDLVAMLLKSARKMALGTKEALNPYYYGAGILDLRMILSE; from the coding sequence GTGATTGCCGCTGGAAACGAAAGCCGCTCCATGACGCAAAATGGATATCTTTATGACCTAATCACTTTGGCCCATAGCCCCGAAATGGCGGGGCGTATGATTTTAGTGGGCTCTATTGGAGACAAAAAAGAACCTGAAAAACTCTCAACCTTTAGCAATTACCCAGGATTTTTTAGATCTTCTACAAATCTACCTTATTTTATCACAGCGCCAGGATTTGAGATTTCCTCATTGGCGCCCGACAATCAAACGGAAAATCTATCAGGAACTTCCATGGCGGCCCCATTTGTCGCAGGCGCTTTGGCGTTGATGAAGGAAAAATATCCAGATTTGCCACCAGAAGACCTCGTGGCAATGCTTTTAAAAAGCGCACGAAAAATGGCTCTTGGGACAAAGGAAGCCCTCAATCCCTACTACTATGGAGCAGGAATTTTGGACTTGAGAATGATTCTTTCGGAATAG